GGGAACAGGATCCACTTTTCTTTTTCTATTATAACAGTTTCTAATTGGCAACATGATTTAACTATACAAAACAACCACTATGCTAATGGATATTAATAGCAAAACATACATAACAAAATACCCTATAAGTTACATATTTTTACGTTAGCTGGAAAGCATCATTGCAAACATTTACAATATTTCCACTTACAGTGCCAGCAAGAGCATATACAACGACTAGAGGAGGAGAAGCAAGATAATTAGCTTGAGTTAATGGATGTATCCGCCCTTCAAAGTTACGGTTTCCAGAAAGAACAGCAACCGCGATGATGTCTAACAAAAAGATAAAAAATTATACTAGTGTCTTCAATATGATACTTTGAAAGGAGTGAAGAGGCACATGCAAGAAGATAGTACCATTTTCTGTAATTTCATCTGCAACGATTTGATCAAGATCACCTGAATTTCCGATACAGGTAGTACAGCCATACCCAACTAGATTGAAACCCAGGTCGCTCAAGTACTTCAGCAAACCACTGAAAATGTTATATTGCATCCACGATCAGTATGATTGGAGGTTACAATACATAATTGCATCCAGGCCGGATTGCAGGAACAACAATAAGGGGCATATGATGAATTAAGTGACATGTAGAAACATACCTCCTAAGCAGATATTTGGTAACAACTCCTGACCCAGGGGCAAGACTTGTTTTAATCCATGGTTTGACCTTACCAAACAGAAGAAGGCAATTGAGTACCCTGACTAGCCAAAGGGCAGAGAAGGAAGATGCACACCTACAGTAACTATAAACTATTGATCATAATTAACTAAGTGCTGACCTCGAGGCCCAACTCGTAAGCTTTCTTTGCAACCAACCCAGAAGCAATCATAACGGTGGGGTTTGAGGTGTTTGTGCAGCTTGTGATAGCAGCTATGACAACAGTCCCATGTTTAAGCTCTGCAGTTCGCCCATGAAAATCAAACTTCACCACTCTATTTTGCAAATCTTTTGGGATACCATAACCCTGAAATAAATAGAATGAATCATCCTTGCTTCTGTCTTCTCAAGAGAATAGTTACATTAGGTAAAGCAAACACACTCAACATATCTTATGACCTAAAAATACCATGGATGTTAGTCAGCGCATGAAGCTATTGGAAAATGAGAAAAATTGGTAATTTTCAAATGTATCAGCACAGCCCATGAACTTTTTATGAATACAGACTTGAGACCAGAATTCTGGAATTTGTTTGCAAAGACAGGACAAGAGGCACACTTATAGGCTGTAACGAACGTCTAACGTAAGTTTTGATATATTATGTTTGCTCTCTTGCGCAACACCTCAACCACTTGGAATTAATAGACTTAAATATATAATCTAGGCATCAAGATCCCTTCAATTAGTATGAGCAAACAAATTTATTTGTCTGATGATCGACGCACCTTGAAACCAATTTTATTTTCCAGACATGCATGCCAGTCTGTCTTCATGTCTTTTAAGGTGACTCGATCATGAGGTCTGCAAGAAGAGCTTGTATTAAAACCATGTAAGAGAATGGAAGTATACCACAACATAACAGGATAAATTACCTCTTCGGACCAGAAATACATGGCTCAACATCTCCCAGATCCAATTCTATGTATGATGAATATGTCGGTTCTATTTTAGGCTAAAATCATAATGGAATACGCAGTCAATATTCCTGCATGGTGTTCACTATATTCATAACAGTGAAGAACTAAACTTACTTCATTGTAATCCACAAACATTTTGTTTGCACGTAGATATGCCTCTATTGTTGATACCTACATGGTCAAAGCATTCAGCATTACCGAATAAGAACGTAGTTCTCAGTAGAAATTATGTTAACCATCAGGACATGGATATACTAGTGTACGTTTTTGTTCCAAACAGCATCTGCAAAGCATAGCAATGTATATGTAGCAAAGTCATTTTGAAAGAACAAACAACCATTATACTCACAGTTTCATCTTCTCTTCCAGTCATTTTAAGATATTCTAAGGTGATATGGTCAACTGGAAAGAAACCAACAGTTGCTCCATACTCTGGTGCCATATTTGCAATTGTTGTTCTATCAGCCAATGCAAGCTCTTCCATACCTCGGCCTACACTTACACAGTAACAAAGCTAAGTCCCTGATAATAGCCGCTAACTGTTTGTGACAGGACAAAGGATATCTGCCAATGATCTAGACAATAAAATACCATAGAACTCCACAAACTTTCCAACAACACCATGTTTCCGAAGCATTTGGGTAACCGTGAGAACTAGATCAGTTGCTGTGACCCCATCCCTTAGTGTTCCATGTAGCTTGAATCCAACGACACCAGGTAATACCATGCTCATGGGCTGCGGACAAAATATAGAAGAGGTAAATATATAAAGCATTCACTGAGCTTGTGAGGAAATTTTGTTCTCATGTACTATCGATTCATGGCTCGGTAGTCGCTGAACATTTAATGTTCATCAAAACTGCAGCAACAGACTGACAGGATCATTTACATGTTCCAAACAACTACCTAGACTAAAATTAATTGTTTTATTGATAACTAGTAATCGTGCACGTGCAAATGCACATATATGAATAAAATTGATAATTTAATCTCTTGTAACCCTGTGCTCCCGATCAAATAAAACTGTCTGCCTGAAGGTGGTTCGAGCTCCGAACATAACATCAAGAATCAGCTAAAGGCACTATCTTTGCGAAGAATCAGCTAAAGGCACTATCTCTAGACTCTGATAGGAAGCAATTTATGTGTTCCATATTACAGATTACCAGGTTGCTAATAACTTTTAATTCCTGCTGTAGTAacaatcatgcttttatattaagtATGGTGATAATGGAATAAAATGTTATGCTGATTACTGGCAAAACATGCAAAACAGGGTCCTTGCACCATTTATGCAATAGTTTTAGTTGCAATAGTCAAACAATTATAAACATCATACTTGATTTGGTCCCTGCGACAAATTGTTTCAAACTGAAAAACTAGCACAAGAAACAGGCAAATATCACTCAGCATACTGTTTTCCAGGAAATTGCATATGCAAGCACATGTCAAGGCCAAAAGAATTTGAGCATGTACCTGACCAAGCATAGCTGCCTCAGCATCAATCCCTCCAACCCCCCAACCAACAACACCCAGTCCATTAATCATTGTAGTGTGGGAATCAGTCCCCAGAACACTATCGGGATAAAGAAGGCCATCTCTGTTGAAAACAACTCTGGCAAGATACTCAAGATTTACCTACACTAGATAACATAAGATAAGAGTTCAAACATAAAAAAAGGGAACTCTTGATGTTATTCCTTTCACCTGATGAACAATACCAGAACCAGGAGGTATGATAAGCATATTGTGAAATGCAGAAGACCCCCATTTAAGGAAGGCGAACCGTTCCTTGTTTCTCTCGAATTCCAGTTCCATATTGGCCTGTATCGCATTTTGTGACCTCACCACATTAGCAGTTACTGAGTGATCAATTACAAGGTCTGCTGGAACCTAAAAGCAGAAATACGGAACTGTATATTAATTACAAAGAATATGTGAAAGGAAATATGCTCTGGCTAAATTAATATAGTATAGGAAATAATTTAATACCATCGGGTTAATCTTATCAGGATTGCCACCTAATTCCAACATTGCGTCGCGCATGCTTGCAAAGTCAACAAGGACAGGCACACCGGTAAAATCCTAAGCCGAGGTATCATTAGAAAACACTGCATGCAAAGAGTTTTATATGGGAAATCAACTAATGTTAGATCCTTGTACAGACGTACCTGAAGTATCACACGTGAGGGTTTGAATGGTATTTCAACTTGCTCCAGGGAGGTCTTCTCCCAGCCCATGATCTTCTCTACATCCTCCTTGGTTATTTGGAACTCGTCACAATTACGCACCGCAGATTCAAGAAGAACACGAATGGTGTATGGCAGTTTATCTGGAGAAGGCATCACCAAGCACTCTAATAGGTGATGTACTTCCTTCACAGTTCCTAAATGCAGCTTTGACAAACATTTTCTTATGATGTTCAATATATTTGCAAATATGTTGTTTGGTCCAACTTGAACCCTTAACTATACAACCTGTTTATAATAAACACCGAACTTTATGAAACCATTTAACCTGAGACATAGATACTTGATAGTTGATTTTGTATTATAGGATTCTAAAAAATTATAAATTTCATAGGGGTAGAGAGTGCTCTGAAATGATAATCTGCGAAAAATTCAATCAACAGGATGAATATATGTGTCCTGTGTAAAAGTGAAAAGACAAATTCCTTTATCTCTTGTGTTTTTTTTTTGTATAGAACACAAATAGTTATACTGTATGATGAAGTTTTAATGGTTCTCACTTTATAGCATTTCCCTTAGGCATGAATTGTTTCAGATTATTGGTAACCCTTGGAGACCAACCACCCTTCAAGCCTTCCCGCAATATTTAGGGTGGTTTTGCACCTATGAAACTTCAGAAAGCTTTGAAGTATGGAAGACTGAGAAACTGCAAATTTTCATCCAAACATCTGAGTATTTGTCCTCTGTAACAAAACAGGACTCTGTTTATCTATTCTCATTTCGTAAAATATATTTTTGCATGATATAATATCATAACATTTACTGCATATATCAACTGTTTTACATTTTTTGGAAACCAGAAATTAAGAAAACATTATAGAAAACCAAGGAAGGGTTCAGTTTAAATGATTTTAGAAGTTCAGTGTTTGACATAGACGGTTTCATAGTTCAGAGCTTATGTTGGACCCAGCACCATAGCTCACGGTTAAAAATGGGCATTTTGCTATAATAAAACTGCAATGGAATTGTTGTAAAAAGAAAAGCCTAGGGTACAAACGCTAAAACAGAAAACTTAGAGAATATCATTATTACACAACTATAGCCACAACCCACATGTAACATGCGCCTGGCCCTGCATGCCATTCTTGCATGCGACGATATATTCTACCCCCTTTATTATGGCATATTTATTTTCATGCAGTTTATACAAGCACGTGTTACTGTCCGAATAACAAACCGGTTTGACCGTTAGCGTGGTCGTGGAAGCATTATTTGTATGAAGCGGTTTGACTGTTAGCGTGGTTGCGGAAGCATTAGTTGTATGTGAAATGCTGTTTTGTCCAAACATTTCAGTGGATTTCACGCGTGGATTCGAACGCGGGGTGTGTGAGTTTACCACCGCAAGATCTAGCCACCGAGCTAGCGGCCGGTTCTCTCGTGGAAGCATCATTAATTTCTATGTGAAATGTTATTTTGTCCAACCCAGCAATACCTATTCGCTGATCGCCTAGGTCGGGGATGCTGTAGTAGCTGCCACAATCGCCACCCTCACGGTCTCGGAGCCCCCTCAACGCGAAGCTGAATggattgctgttgctgctgctggtagcTGCACACATAATCATCAAAAGTGCCTGATTTAGTTAAACTGATTCCATGAACTGCCTACAAAATGACGTGGGAGCCGATCCCCTAAGTCGCCGAATTACGAACCACAACGACGAAACGAAAAGGAGGGCTAAAAGCACATACACTTAAATTAACCCCAAAAATACGGCGAAATTCTTTGCAGCAAGGAGCAACGAGGACTCGACATGCGCTCGAAGATCAAAGTAAAAGTACAGAAAACGAAAAGTTGCAGCAGAAAatcgtacccatggccaccggacCGATCGGACGAAGAGGGGAGCAATGCGACAAGCGGCAGGCGGCGGGGGGATAGCATTTGGCGCGTGGCGTTGATGAGGACGGGGAGGCGCCGAGGTCGAGGCGCTGTCGTGGCGGGGCGAGGAGGAGGGACGCGAGCGGCGCACCTCGTGTCCCCCCGCGGCATTCCCCACCTGGACGACGACGGATAGCGGCGGCAGGAAGGAAGGAGACAAAAGTCCCACCAAAACGCGGGCCTGGCTGGGCCGCAACCGCTCTGCGCAGCAGGAGATTGGGCAACCGCCAATTCGTGATCGGACGGTGGCCGAGTGTAATTTTGAGTTTCGGGCCGACGATCTCCGGCGCATGTTCTGTGTAGCAGACGTGTGGCCCATTATAAGCCCATCCAAGGTTTTACCAACCAACCACAGGCCCTGCTAGCCCAAACACACAAACAAACCCAGTTGGCCCTAACTGAACACCTCGGGTGTCCGGCGACCGGAGCGCCTTCACTGCTCGGTCCGCCATGGCGTCCCTCGTCCCCCGGCTCCTTGGCCGCCGGACTCTGCACCCCGCCGTCGCTCTACGCTCTCCACGGTTCATCGCCACTCCTCCTATTAATGCCTCCATCGCCATCTTGTATTTTGGGTTTGATTTATCTGTTGCCTCCTAACCAGCGATGCTTGGATGCGATTCCACGGCGCAAATCCCCCACGCCCCTGCCCGCTGTTCCGGCCTTCCCTGGGGGTTGATGGATGCGCGGGAGCTGCGCGGAGATGGTGGTTTCTCTCGCCGGTAAGGCACCGGAGCACGGCGGTGACGCTGAACACGGACGGTGGCTTTGCGCGGTTCTCGGTCGGAGATCTGGACACGAAGCAGAATGGAGTGCAGAATCAGCCGCCGGCGAAGAAGAAGATGTCCAAGAAGTCCAAGGTCAACCAGCTCAAGTGGTTCCGCCTCAAGGCCAAAAAGAAGATGAAGTCGCCCAACCCCGAAGTCAGGATAAGATACAAGCTCGGAAAGGTTGCTTGGTTTTAGCATGTTATATATTACCACTCTGTTCCCTTTCGTATGTATAGTTGATGAGAAATGCTGAAATGCTGCATTGTCAATTTCTCATATGAATTCAGGCCAAGAGGAAAGAAGAATGGCTGATTGAGAAACTCAGGAAGTACGAGGCCCCGAGGGCTCCAGAGCCGGTTCACGACCCTGAGATTCTGACCGAGGAGGAGAAGTTCTATCTGAAACGGACtggggagaagaaaaagaactatgttCCTGTTGGGAGGAGAGGGGTGTTTGGTGGTGTGGTTCTCAACATGCACCTCCACTGGAAGAAGCATGAGACTATGCAAGTAGTCTGCAAGCCCTGTCGACCTGGGCAAGTGTATGAGTACGCAGAGGAGCTGGCGAGGCTCAGCAAAGGGACAGTTATTGATATTAAACCTAATAATACCATTATCTTTTATCGTGGAAAGAATTATGTGCAGCCAAAGGTTATGTCACCTCCTGATACTCTTTCTAAGCAGAAGGTAATCATCACTAGTCCTATACCGACAAATCTGCTTGTTCTCATGGTACTCCTTTTCTATCTGAGCATACTATCGTTTAGTTTGTTCAGTTGACTTGACATCATGTATCTATACTCCCATGTCCACAGGCCTTGGAGAAATATAGGTATGAACAGTCTCTTGAACATACCAGTAAATTTATTGAGCAGCTGGAACAGGAGCTTGAAGATTACCAGAAGCATGTTGCTTTATTTAAGAAGCGTGAAGGGGCTATTTCTGAGCAAATCagtaatgaagactctgctgtggATGACCTCACAACTAGCTCAGATACCGATTGAATTGCCTTCTTCCTCAATTGACATCTCATATTCTTTCCGCAATGAAGGTTTGAGAAGATCTCGCTACCCTAAAAACTTATGTCATGTTTTTTTTTCACTCTTCCAAATGCTTGGCAGGTGCAAGAAACGTTTGGTAGCAGCCACATTTGTGGCGTTCCACACTTGTCTAACATTGTATTTATACCCCACCTATCATAGACCTTTATTTACCCAAGTGTTGCCACAAGTGTGGTGACCAATTTGATCGCCACAAAACTGCCACTTGCCATACCTGtggcacaacaacaacaacaaaaatcttttgagtttcatctccataagagtggctgagtttttatgttggctcgccaagcctatcacaaccctcctcctttacccgggcttgggaccggctatgttgagacaacataggcggagtttctttaaaggaatgcaacacgaggacttcccaggaggtcacccatcctagtactactctcgcccaagcacgcttaacttcggagttctgatgggatccggtgctttagtgctggtatgatcgcatccaccTGTGGCACAAAATTGAGTTAATTTATGGATGGCAGCCAAACATGCCCTTAGATGCAGAGCTTAATATTCATACTGAATTGAGAAGCTTTCCCTTAGATAGATTGCAATAGGAATTAAACAGCGCTTCAATGCTCAGAATCAGGTAGAAAAAGAGCGGTAGCATATTCAGGGGTATTATGCTTAAAATTACTAGTCTGGGTAGTTGGTAGGTACTTGGTACAAATGTTCTTTGTTTGTGTCTTGATGTGGTCTTAGATTTGATATATCCATTTAATGAAAGTTCTGTTGTTACTTGAACATCAATGTTGTCAGCATTTGATCTTCATAGGGCTGGTAGTGAGTAAAAAGCTAGTTTTTTCTGTTCAGCTTGATTATATTGGTATGATTAGTTTCATGGGTTTTTATCAtgtatgccactagttgtgtcccactaaGTTTTGCCAGTAGAAGTTACAACTGCTAAAAATGCTATCGTTttgtgagatgcttgctcaaaaatgtcATTATACacctaaaaaatgccatcgttccattagatgcttgctcaaaaatgtcATTAGACACCGTTACTGTcaggtcaaacccgttgaccatgttatatgaccaaAGTACCCCTAGACCCATATGTCAGCTCTCTCTAtttcacaatgataagtgtgggccccacttgtcatgaGTAAGCAAGCAAATAATTTTAGAGGAAAATAAGAACATTGTTGGGGGTCGAGTGGgacccacactttattgtagtgagatagagggagagctgacaTTTTGGTCCATGGTTATTTTGGTCATATATCATGGGAAACAGGCTTTGAGCTGACAGTAATGGTGTCTAGTGGCATTTTTTAGCATGCGCCTAATGCAGCGATGTCATTTTTGAGCAGTTGAAActtagtggcataaatgataaaacccCTAGTTTCATTGCACTGCTTTTAGGATCCTAAGAATAAGTGACCTTCTTCTCTTTTAGAATCTGTTGTACATTGCCTTACAACCATTACGCGTGACTTGTAATTTTGCAATAGCCCTTGTGTAGGGTTCTCATGCTTCCTCATAAAATGGAAAAAGGGACAGTTAGTAGTTCAAGAGCTATTATACTGCTGGAGTACCATGAACCCAGAGGAGCAATACCTATGAGGAATCAAGTACCATAAACATATTTATGGGATGCTCACATTGAGAGTTAGTAAAGTTTATGGTTTGAAGATTTAAGGTAGTAGTGGATGCTGATGGTGGAGGAGATGAGTTGAACTTTTTGAGAGAGATGGGCTTGCTTGTTGCTTCAATACTGAAAAATCAACTTGGGTTATCTGCTGCAAAGGAAGCCTCTCAAATGGAAACTGGTAAGCTCTTACCTGG
The sequence above is drawn from the Triticum aestivum cultivar Chinese Spring chromosome 7A, IWGSC CS RefSeq v2.1, whole genome shotgun sequence genome and encodes:
- the LOC123150387 gene encoding aconitate hydratase, cytoplasmic; its protein translation is MATSSSNSNPFSFALRGLRDREGGDCGSYYSIPDLGDQRIDKLPYTIRVLLESAVRNCDEFQITKEDVEKIMGWEKTSLEQVEIPFKPSRVILQDFTGVPVLVDFASMRDAMLELGGNPDKINPMVPADLVIDHSVTANVVRSQNAIQANMELEFERNKERFAFLKWGSSAFHNMLIIPPGSGIVHQVNLEYLARVVFNRDGLLYPDSVLGTDSHTTMINGLGVVGWGVGGIDAEAAMLGQPMSMVLPGVVGFKLHGTLRDGVTATDLVLTVTQMLRKHGVVGKFVEFYGRGMEELALADRTTIANMAPEYGATVGFFPVDHITLEYLKMTGREDETVSTIEAYLRANKMFVDYNEPKIEPTYSSYIELDLGDVEPCISGPKRPHDRVTLKDMKTDWHACLENKIGFKGYGIPKDLQNRVVKFDFHGRTAELKHGTVVIAAITSCTNTSNPTVMIASGLVAKKAYELGLEVKPWIKTSLAPGSGVVTKYLLRSGLLKYLSDLGFNLVGYGCTTCIGNSGDLDQIVADEITENDIIAVAVLSGNRNFEGRIHPLTQANYLASPPLVVVYALAGTVDINFEEEPIGTGKGNRPIFLRDIWPSSEEVSEIVHSNVLVDMFKSTYEVITKGNPMWNQLVVPTTDVYSWDPNSTYIREPPFFKGMSMDLPGPHSIKDAYCLLSFGDCVTADHISPAGSIHKDSPAAKYLVGHSVKHRDFNSYGSRRGNYEVMMRGTFGNIRIVNKLLDGEPGPKTIHIPTREKLYVYDAAMRYKNDGQDTIVLVGSKYGTGSSRDWDAKGTMLLGVKAVIAKSFERIHRSNLVGMGVIPLCFKSGEDMDSIGLTGQEQYTIHLPSSVHEMQPGQDIVVTTSTRKSFTCTLRFDTEVELSYFDHGGILQYVMRKLINSAC
- the LOC123150389 gene encoding uncharacterized CRM domain-containing protein At3g25440, chloroplastic, translating into MASLVPRLLGRRTLHPAVALRSPRDAWMRFHGANPPRPCPLFRPSLGVDGCAGAARRWWFLSPVRHRSTAVTLNTDGGFARFSVGDLDTKQNGVQNQPPAKKKMSKKSKVNQLKWFRLKAKKKMKSPNPEVRIRYKLGKAKRKEEWLIEKLRKYEAPRAPEPVHDPEILTEEEKFYLKRTGEKKKNYVPVGRRGVFGGVVLNMHLHWKKHETMQVVCKPCRPGQVYEYAEELARLSKGTVIDIKPNNTIIFYRGKNYVQPKVMSPPDTLSKQKALEKYRYEQSLEHTSKFIEQLEQELEDYQKHVALFKKREGAISEQISNEDSAVDDLTTSSDTD